In Tsuneonella dongtanensis, a single window of DNA contains:
- a CDS encoding alpha/beta fold hydrolase — protein sequence MIRWLSFFWLLVALPAAAVAEPADRSRFIGRSAEVTRHFADLPDGQIHFRKAGKAGPHAPVVLLHQSPNSSQIYVEFMAELGRDRQVFAPDTPGFGESDLPAAVPEIADYARTIAKFLESQSLGQVDLLGYHTGAAIAIELARRYPERVRRVILVGIPAFTPEEAAAFEAQPWPTPFDGAGNAVAESWRSTQRWKGPRQSDSSMRRWFDQKIANGPTAWWGARAALRYPTIAALADVKAPILFIRPRDDLWDISLRVLPAIPHAQRLDMPHFGFAVFEAAPEEMADRVRRFFDGTFVP from the coding sequence ATGATCCGCTGGCTTAGCTTCTTCTGGTTGCTCGTGGCGCTCCCTGCAGCGGCCGTGGCAGAACCCGCCGACCGTTCGCGGTTCATCGGTCGCTCTGCCGAGGTCACCCGGCATTTTGCGGACCTGCCGGACGGTCAGATTCACTTCCGCAAGGCGGGAAAGGCGGGTCCGCATGCTCCCGTCGTATTGCTGCACCAGAGCCCTAACTCAAGCCAGATCTATGTGGAATTCATGGCGGAACTCGGACGGGACAGGCAAGTTTTCGCGCCTGATACCCCCGGGTTCGGTGAGTCCGATTTGCCTGCCGCAGTTCCCGAGATTGCCGACTATGCGCGAACGATTGCCAAATTTCTGGAGTCCCAGAGCCTCGGACAGGTAGACCTGCTCGGGTATCACACCGGCGCGGCGATCGCCATCGAGCTCGCGCGTCGGTATCCGGAGCGCGTCCGGCGGGTGATCCTTGTGGGAATTCCCGCCTTCACACCCGAAGAGGCGGCGGCGTTTGAAGCACAACCTTGGCCGACGCCATTCGATGGGGCAGGAAATGCCGTCGCCGAGTCATGGCGCAGCACGCAACGCTGGAAGGGCCCGAGACAGAGCGACTCATCGATGCGGCGGTGGTTCGATCAGAAAATCGCCAACGGACCTACCGCTTGGTGGGGGGCGCGGGCCGCCTTGCGCTATCCGACGATCGCAGCCTTGGCGGACGTGAAGGCACCGATCCTATTCATACGCCCCCGTGACGACCTATGGGACATCAGCCTGCGCGTATTACCGGCGATACCCCATGCCCAACGACTGGACATGCCGCACTTCGGGTTCGCGGTCTTCGAAGCTGCGCCAGAGGAAATGGCAGATCGCGTCCGTCGGTTTTTCGATGGCACCTTTGTGCCGTGA
- a CDS encoding glyoxalase/bleomycin resistance/dioxygenase family protein, which translates to MTPLLKRTTFVVADAQRSAERYEEIFGWSRYYDDELAVDGRFPPIAPDGSIARLIILKADDPRIGMIGFLSYCAFFPAPVADAMRIGSAVLVVETQDADSLARRARAFPDIQVMGPVSWQVPSAQGSVLTLLTVSLRDRDGLYWEASERRLP; encoded by the coding sequence GTGACTCCCCTGCTGAAAAGAACGACGTTCGTAGTCGCAGACGCCCAGCGCTCAGCCGAACGCTACGAAGAAATTTTCGGGTGGAGCCGTTATTACGATGACGAGTTAGCGGTTGATGGGCGTTTTCCGCCGATCGCGCCCGATGGCAGCATCGCACGCCTGATCATTCTAAAAGCCGACGATCCGCGGATCGGAATGATCGGTTTCCTCTCATACTGCGCGTTCTTCCCAGCTCCGGTGGCCGATGCGATGAGGATCGGCTCTGCGGTTCTGGTGGTGGAAACGCAAGACGCAGATAGTCTCGCCCGCCGGGCCCGCGCGTTTCCCGATATACAGGTGATGGGTCCTGTGAGTTGGCAAGTGCCATCGGCACAAGGGTCGGTATTGACCCTGCTTACGGTAAGTTTGCGCGATCGTGACGGTCTATACTGGGAAGCAAGCGAGCGTCGCTTGCCCTGA
- a CDS encoding tyrosine-type recombinase/integrase: MAIYKTGASPYWQVRVRNTRTGGYIVRSTKETSRISARKAAEEIAEEILLGVRSVEKSSTFAHYAQRFLTKAMTMAKNGERNPNYAKDLRYLLENPNWGLLRFFGDRDIREVKTRDYYEYNEWIRGIRPNITGSTRRIITAAFRNVLKEARDDGLIDALPATPRAKQKDAPRSFFPFYPLVSKEDSVYRKVLLTAKALGREGRKVRGRAITMELYDLVVFTAHSFMRPTISELYALRHSDVTVADDPRGLVLQIRDGKTGYRSARTMPGAAYVFDRIKKRYPNAEPSDFLFYPQYLNRVTAARLVQRQFKVVLEEAGLSESPAKYSMYSLRHTAICMRIINSHGKVNIFTLAKNAGTSVEQIERFYARHLPMSREMAINLQQFGSHE, translated from the coding sequence TTGGCCATCTATAAAACCGGGGCGAGTCCCTACTGGCAGGTACGTGTTCGGAACACCCGGACCGGAGGATACATCGTTCGGTCGACCAAGGAAACCTCGCGAATCTCGGCTCGGAAGGCCGCCGAGGAGATCGCGGAGGAAATACTTCTGGGCGTAAGGTCAGTAGAAAAATCTAGTACTTTTGCCCACTACGCGCAGCGGTTCCTAACGAAAGCCATGACCATGGCGAAGAACGGCGAACGGAATCCGAATTACGCTAAGGACCTTCGCTATCTGCTGGAGAACCCCAACTGGGGACTCCTTCGATTTTTCGGCGATCGAGATATCAGGGAAGTTAAGACCCGCGATTACTACGAGTACAATGAGTGGATCCGGGGGATTCGTCCGAACATCACCGGCTCTACTCGACGCATTATCACAGCAGCCTTCCGAAACGTTCTGAAGGAGGCAAGGGACGACGGACTGATCGACGCTCTCCCAGCGACCCCAAGAGCGAAACAGAAGGACGCGCCGCGTTCATTCTTCCCCTTCTATCCCTTGGTCTCCAAGGAAGACAGCGTGTATCGGAAGGTACTTCTGACAGCTAAGGCCCTCGGCCGCGAAGGCCGCAAAGTGCGTGGCAGAGCGATCACCATGGAGCTCTACGATCTCGTCGTCTTCACGGCTCACTCGTTTATGCGTCCCACCATATCTGAACTGTACGCACTGAGGCATTCAGATGTGACTGTTGCGGATGATCCACGTGGGCTGGTGCTTCAAATTCGCGATGGAAAGACCGGCTACCGCTCGGCACGTACAATGCCAGGTGCCGCCTATGTCTTTGACAGGATAAAGAAGCGCTATCCTAACGCTGAGCCTAGTGATTTTCTGTTTTATCCTCAGTACCTGAACAGAGTGACTGCCGCGAGGCTCGTCCAACGGCAGTTCAAGGTCGTCTTGGAGGAGGCTGGGCTAAGCGAAAGTCCCGCTAAATACAGCATGTACTCACTGAGACACACCGCCATCTGTATGCGAATAATCAATTCTCACGGCAAGGTTAACATATTCACCCTAGCCAAAAATGCGGGAACGTCCGTCGAGCAAATAGAGCGCTTCTACGCGCGGCATCTTCCTATGAGCCGAGAAATGGCCATAAATCTTCAGCAGTTTGGCTCACACGAGTAG
- a CDS encoding tyrosine-type recombinase/integrase translates to MPLGKQAKTLSQTQVDAMCAYLRTKRNGVRNELIFLLSAKAGLRAKEIASLRWTMVTDADGELADSISLPNSASKGCSGRSVPISKALRLALGAERSRRRSEWPFPASAHVVASSRSDRVAPQVIVNMFYQWYRQVGFDGCSSHSGRRTFITNAARRISTVGGSLRDVQVLAGHSSLQVTQRYIDCDSAAQRRVVDLI, encoded by the coding sequence ATGCCGCTCGGAAAACAGGCGAAGACGCTCTCCCAAACACAGGTGGACGCCATGTGTGCGTACCTACGGACCAAGAGGAACGGCGTTCGCAACGAACTGATCTTCCTTCTTTCGGCCAAGGCGGGTTTACGTGCAAAAGAGATCGCTTCTCTTCGTTGGACAATGGTCACCGATGCCGATGGTGAACTTGCCGACTCAATCAGCTTACCGAACTCCGCATCCAAAGGTTGTTCGGGGCGAAGCGTCCCAATCTCAAAAGCGTTGAGACTGGCACTGGGAGCAGAACGCTCAAGAAGGCGGTCAGAGTGGCCTTTCCCCGCCAGTGCTCATGTGGTGGCGAGTTCACGAAGCGACAGGGTCGCTCCGCAGGTCATCGTGAATATGTTCTATCAGTGGTACAGGCAGGTTGGATTCGACGGATGCTCATCTCACAGCGGTCGTCGAACCTTCATTACCAACGCAGCTCGGCGAATTTCGACCGTTGGAGGATCGCTAAGAGATGTACAGGTCTTGGCCGGGCACTCGTCGTTGCAAGTCACCCAAAGGTACATTGACTGCGATTCCGCCGCGCAGCGCAGGGTTGTCGACCTAATCTGA
- a CDS encoding DUF3800 domain-containing protein, producing the protein MYRLYIDEVGTDDVQSVSEDNERYLSLTGVAMQVAEARDELAPRFAAIKATVFNHDPDDPIIFHRKKIVKSNGAFSGLREQQRRDEFDALILSAMADCQYRVITALIDKKAMLAKWRWTNKQPYHYLIEVLVEKYVQFLERQGAIGDIMPEGRLGKKDERLQSAFIEVKSKGTFYVSRDRMKERIPSSHLKFRYKRDNVAGLQLADLIAHPSHMLIRARMGHEVSLGSFCKQVEALLKSQKYDRSPSSGAIVGYGMKWLP; encoded by the coding sequence ATGTACCGACTCTACATAGACGAAGTCGGCACCGATGATGTGCAGTCGGTGTCAGAAGACAACGAGAGATACCTTAGCCTCACCGGCGTAGCTATGCAGGTCGCAGAGGCTCGAGATGAACTCGCGCCTCGGTTTGCAGCCATAAAGGCAACCGTATTCAATCACGACCCTGATGACCCCATCATCTTCCATCGGAAAAAGATCGTCAAATCGAACGGCGCATTCTCTGGGCTGCGTGAACAGCAGCGCCGTGACGAATTCGACGCGCTGATCCTATCGGCTATGGCTGACTGCCAATACCGCGTCATAACGGCATTGATCGACAAAAAGGCTATGTTGGCGAAGTGGCGATGGACCAACAAGCAGCCTTACCATTATCTCATAGAGGTCTTGGTCGAAAAATATGTTCAGTTCCTTGAGAGACAGGGCGCAATTGGAGACATTATGCCCGAGGGTCGCCTCGGCAAAAAGGACGAGAGACTGCAAAGCGCCTTCATAGAGGTCAAGTCGAAGGGCACCTTCTACGTTTCACGGGATCGGATGAAGGAACGGATACCATCGTCCCATCTTAAATTTCGTTACAAAAGAGACAATGTTGCCGGGCTCCAACTCGCAGATTTGATCGCGCACCCGAGCCACATGCTCATTCGGGCACGAATGGGCCATGAAGTGTCACTTGGAAGCTTCTGCAAACAGGTCGAGGCGCTACTTAAGAGTCAAAAGTACGACCGGTCACCCAGCAGCGGAGCAATCGTCGGATACGGTATGAAATGGCTGCCATAA
- a CDS encoding rolling circle replication-associated protein — MTYNDKLLQRAIRGWVQNVDWVRPFAVTLTLKQCLPLPGGALVKITPDLASRNMRHFLNLLNRRVYGSAYLRHGQRLPCLVALEGTNDKRLHYHIHLDCPREDLVPTYPRLISELWERTDWGHREVDVQSADEGWVGYITKLRDKADYSAAFDWQLSHFI; from the coding sequence ATGACTTACAATGACAAACTCCTCCAACGAGCGATCCGGGGGTGGGTTCAGAATGTGGATTGGGTGCGACCCTTCGCAGTGACGCTCACGTTGAAGCAGTGCCTACCTCTTCCTGGAGGGGCACTGGTCAAGATCACCCCCGACCTCGCGTCGCGAAATATGCGGCATTTCCTGAATCTTCTAAATCGCCGAGTTTATGGCTCCGCATATCTGCGGCACGGGCAACGGCTCCCATGTTTGGTCGCCTTGGAAGGAACGAACGACAAACGGCTACACTACCATATCCATTTGGATTGCCCCCGAGAGGATCTGGTTCCGACCTATCCGAGGCTGATCTCGGAGCTCTGGGAGCGAACGGACTGGGGGCACCGAGAAGTGGACGTACAATCCGCCGACGAAGGCTGGGTTGGATACATCACCAAGCTACGGGACAAGGCCGACTACTCTGCCGCCTTCGATTGGCAGCTTAGTCACTTCATCTGA
- a CDS encoding tyrosine-type recombinase/integrase gives MATQRITDRLVRELAAPSKGKQIIVRDDLVIGFAVRKTATGCTSFVVNYVCNGVERRYTIGSHPAWSVAGARDEAKRLRRLADIGNDPLIERRQIRAEPTLSELWDRYARDILPRKAERTQANERSMWKRLILPDLGRKRLRDIEAGDIDHLHNRISRKTPAQANRALSSVQHVFATAIRWRLISHNPAVGVQRNSEVGRERYLDTAETERLIAALDARGDTPSTLLIRFLLLTGARSGEALKATWDQFDLDLGVWTKPSSHTKQRRVHRVPLSDDALSVLQRVADLRRSEFVFPGARDGHLTTIKTVFTSICAEAGLANLRVHDLRHSAASFLVSDGASLPIIGRLLGHTQVATTNRYSHLADEPLRLAANQLARKVLSNGK, from the coding sequence ATGGCAACACAGCGCATAACTGACCGGCTTGTTCGAGAACTCGCCGCACCTTCTAAGGGAAAGCAGATCATCGTTCGCGACGATCTTGTGATTGGTTTTGCTGTTCGGAAGACAGCAACTGGGTGCACGTCCTTCGTTGTCAACTACGTCTGCAATGGCGTCGAGCGCCGCTACACAATCGGATCACACCCTGCATGGTCGGTCGCAGGTGCGCGGGATGAAGCAAAAAGGCTGCGGCGACTGGCCGACATCGGAAATGATCCTCTAATCGAACGCCGCCAAATCCGCGCAGAGCCTACATTGTCGGAGCTTTGGGATCGCTACGCTCGTGACATCCTGCCGCGCAAGGCGGAGCGAACGCAGGCCAATGAGCGTTCGATGTGGAAACGCCTGATCCTTCCCGACCTCGGTCGGAAACGCCTTCGCGACATCGAAGCCGGTGACATAGACCACTTGCACAATCGCATCAGCCGGAAGACGCCTGCGCAGGCAAATCGCGCGCTTTCTAGCGTCCAACATGTCTTCGCGACAGCTATCCGCTGGCGGCTTATCAGCCACAATCCAGCGGTCGGGGTCCAGCGCAACTCCGAAGTGGGTCGGGAGCGTTATCTTGATACAGCCGAGACCGAGCGACTTATCGCTGCACTCGATGCGCGGGGTGACACACCTTCGACGCTTCTTATTCGGTTCCTACTGCTCACCGGCGCGCGTAGCGGGGAGGCGTTGAAGGCCACGTGGGATCAGTTCGACCTCGATCTCGGCGTTTGGACAAAACCCAGTAGTCATACCAAGCAACGCAGGGTTCACCGCGTCCCACTCTCCGACGATGCGTTGTCGGTGCTTCAACGAGTAGCGGACCTGCGCCGATCCGAGTTTGTTTTTCCGGGGGCGAGAGATGGGCACCTCACCACCATCAAAACCGTCTTTACCTCGATCTGTGCGGAAGCAGGCTTGGCCAACCTTCGGGTGCACGATTTGCGGCACTCGGCCGCATCGTTCCTTGTGTCCGATGGCGCATCGTTGCCGATTATTGGTCGCCTGTTAGGTCATACCCAAGTCGCGACAACCAATCGCTATTCACACTTGGCGGATGAGCCACTCCGGCTCGCTGCCAACCAGCTTGCTCGAAAGGTGCTGTCCAATGGGAAATAA
- a CDS encoding helix-turn-helix transcriptional regulator, with translation MKNLNAPDLLSANDVAELLGVSRRTLSRWNRLRKGPPRVKVGRFMFYRHASLNEWLRAHEVGFTETGCTQ, from the coding sequence ATGAAAAATCTCAATGCACCCGACCTCCTATCGGCGAATGACGTCGCCGAATTGCTAGGCGTGTCGCGCCGCACCCTCAGTCGTTGGAACCGCCTCAGGAAGGGTCCGCCTCGGGTCAAGGTCGGACGCTTCATGTTCTACCGCCACGCCTCGCTCAATGAATGGCTGCGCGCTCACGAGGTTGGCTTCACTGAAACCGGGTGCACGCAATGA
- a CDS encoding type II restriction endonuclease — protein MSVAAKRLAAVDTSASQSNQHEVTGSKVLLRILGEQTRSFPRGGADARFEATYIWLGAEQEALSEEGKLSWYDSRAKDPKRSAEWRLYYQTNTITDMMRPGDTLFVAHRPDDRLFFIVTPDGTTIQSQLLWLFGLSEQPGLQFEQRELTPDTSGELDFAARYILDELGLDPDEPEADMLDGLIAPFGLTFPTTRVFSHLARKSLPGLSARDEPDATLLAWMEREELMFRRLERRVVAERIANGFLSAGDADVEGFLGFSLSVQNRRKARAGQALENHLEALFTENGIRYVRGAETENRNKPDFLFPGQQEYRDDTFDPARLTMLGAKSTLKDRWRQVLSEATRIPEKHLLTLAPGISENQTDEMRAKHLQLVVPKRLHDTYRPAQQEWLMDVADFLKLVARRQVEAQFSPGL, from the coding sequence GTGTCGGTCGCCGCGAAACGCCTTGCGGCAGTAGATACCAGCGCATCGCAATCAAATCAGCACGAGGTCACGGGTTCAAAGGTTTTGCTCCGCATCTTAGGAGAGCAAACCCGAAGTTTCCCCCGTGGCGGAGCCGACGCCCGTTTCGAGGCCACCTACATCTGGCTCGGTGCCGAGCAGGAAGCCCTTTCGGAGGAGGGCAAGTTGTCGTGGTATGACAGCCGGGCGAAAGACCCGAAGCGTTCGGCTGAATGGCGGCTCTACTACCAAACCAACACGATCACGGACATGATGCGCCCCGGAGATACCCTGTTTGTTGCGCATCGGCCGGATGATCGACTGTTTTTCATCGTTACGCCGGACGGCACGACTATCCAGAGCCAGTTGCTCTGGCTGTTCGGCCTGTCGGAACAGCCCGGCTTGCAGTTTGAGCAACGCGAACTGACCCCGGATACAAGTGGCGAACTCGACTTCGCTGCGCGCTACATTCTCGACGAACTCGGCTTGGACCCCGACGAACCGGAAGCCGATATGCTGGACGGCCTTATCGCACCTTTCGGGCTCACCTTTCCCACCACGCGAGTGTTTTCCCACCTTGCCCGTAAATCGCTGCCGGGCCTTTCTGCCCGCGACGAGCCGGACGCGACCCTGCTGGCGTGGATGGAGCGCGAAGAACTAATGTTCCGGCGTTTGGAGCGACGGGTCGTAGCTGAGCGCATCGCCAACGGTTTCCTATCCGCAGGAGATGCCGATGTTGAGGGCTTCTTGGGCTTCTCCTTGAGCGTGCAGAACCGCCGCAAGGCCCGCGCGGGACAGGCGCTCGAAAATCATCTCGAAGCCCTCTTTACCGAGAATGGTATCCGATACGTGCGCGGCGCAGAAACGGAAAACAGAAACAAGCCGGACTTCCTGTTTCCCGGTCAACAGGAATATAGAGATGACACTTTCGATCCTGCGAGACTGACGATGTTGGGCGCGAAGTCGACACTCAAGGATCGCTGGCGACAGGTCCTGTCCGAAGCGACGCGCATCCCGGAGAAGCATCTGCTCACCCTTGCACCCGGCATTTCGGAAAATCAAACGGACGAGATGCGGGCGAAGCATCTGCAACTCGTCGTTCCGAAGCGACTACACGACACATACCGCCCCGCACAGCAGGAGTGGCTGATGGACGTAGCTGACTTCCTTAAGCTGGTCGCCAGACGACAAGTTGAGGCTCAGTTCAGTCCGGGCCTGTAA
- a CDS encoding very short patch repair endonuclease, whose amino-acid sequence MADIVSTAVRSRMMSGIRSTNTKPEMVLRKGLHGLGFRFRLNDRRLPGSPDLVFPKHRAALFAHGCFWHGHDCHLFRLPSTRTDFWLGKINRNREVDARAYTALRDQEWRIGVVWECALKGRTRLPLDGVIDQCSDWLRSDRPELEIKGQ is encoded by the coding sequence ATGGCTGACATTGTCTCGACTGCCGTGCGCAGCCGGATGATGTCGGGGATACGGAGCACCAACACAAAGCCAGAGATGGTCCTGCGAAAGGGGCTGCATGGGCTGGGTTTTCGGTTCAGGCTGAATGACCGGCGACTGCCCGGCAGCCCTGATCTCGTCTTCCCGAAACATAGAGCCGCACTGTTCGCGCACGGGTGCTTTTGGCACGGACATGATTGCCATCTCTTTCGGCTGCCCTCCACCCGCACCGACTTTTGGTTAGGAAAAATCAATCGCAACCGCGAAGTCGATGCGCGAGCATATACAGCACTGCGCGATCAGGAGTGGCGGATCGGCGTGGTGTGGGAGTGCGCATTGAAGGGTCGAACGCGCCTTCCTCTCGATGGCGTCATAGATCAATGCTCGGACTGGCTGCGATCAGATCGGCCGGAGTTGGAGATTAAGGGGCAATAG
- the dcm gene encoding DNA (cytosine-5-)-methyltransferase yields the protein MVFPRMGNTVRSEFQRLCDNAGLTLSQAAAKLEVSERTAYRYANGTTRPSRLALSVLRDAGRDGGDQAEPASSFRFIDLFAGIGGLRLGFEAIGGHCVFTSEWDANSQKTYALNFRDNHPIGGDIREFSKDPATVPEHDVLLAGFPCQPFSIAGVSKKNALGRPHGFLCDTQGTLFFDTAQIIAHHQPAAFVLENVKNLESHDKGRTFATILNVLRNELGYHVQTRVISSEPWVPQKRERIFIVGFREPSTFDLGKLEVPDKGTGPKLGSILQPHDEVDPKYTLTPRLWEYLQGYKEKHQAKGNGFGFSLFGPNDVARTLSARYYKDGSEVLIEQPGNRPRRLTPLECARLMGFDRGERRWRIPVSDTQAYRQFGNAVVVPVVEFIAKAMEPHIRAAIRSQSERGDVATVTRPIREPVMTDG from the coding sequence GAACCGCATACCGATACGCCAATGGCACGACCCGTCCGTCGCGCCTCGCATTAAGCGTGCTACGGGACGCGGGCCGAGACGGCGGCGATCAGGCCGAACCGGCGTCTTCATTTCGGTTCATTGATCTTTTTGCCGGGATTGGCGGCTTGCGCTTGGGGTTCGAAGCCATCGGCGGACATTGCGTTTTCACGTCCGAATGGGATGCAAACTCTCAGAAGACCTATGCGCTGAACTTCCGTGACAACCATCCAATCGGCGGTGACATTCGCGAGTTTTCAAAAGACCCGGCAACGGTGCCGGAGCATGACGTGTTGCTTGCAGGTTTTCCTTGTCAGCCGTTCTCCATCGCTGGCGTTTCAAAGAAGAACGCCTTGGGCCGTCCGCATGGTTTTCTGTGTGACACCCAAGGCACGCTGTTTTTCGACACGGCTCAGATCATCGCCCACCATCAGCCCGCCGCGTTCGTGCTGGAAAATGTCAAAAATCTGGAGAGCCACGACAAGGGGCGGACGTTCGCTACGATCCTAAACGTCCTGCGCAACGAACTCGGTTACCACGTCCAAACGCGGGTCATCAGTTCGGAGCCGTGGGTGCCGCAGAAGCGCGAGCGGATTTTTATAGTCGGCTTCCGGGAGCCAAGCACTTTCGACCTCGGAAAGCTGGAAGTGCCTGACAAGGGAACCGGGCCAAAACTCGGCAGCATCCTCCAGCCTCACGACGAGGTTGATCCCAAATATACCCTCACGCCGCGCCTGTGGGAGTATCTGCAAGGCTACAAGGAGAAGCACCAGGCGAAGGGCAACGGGTTTGGTTTCAGCCTGTTCGGTCCGAACGACGTCGCTCGCACGCTTTCGGCGCGTTATTACAAGGACGGGTCGGAGGTGCTGATCGAGCAACCCGGCAACCGTCCACGTCGCCTGACGCCTCTGGAATGTGCCCGCCTAATGGGATTTGATCGAGGTGAGCGCCGTTGGCGCATCCCGGTCTCTGATACCCAAGCCTATCGTCAATTTGGTAACGCCGTCGTCGTGCCGGTGGTCGAGTTCATCGCGAAGGCTATGGAGCCCCACATCCGCGCGGCTATCAGGTCCCAGTCGGAGAGGGGTGACGTTGCGACCGTGACCCGCCCCATTCGCGAGCCGGTAATGACAGATGGCTGA